The Kitasatospora albolonga nucleotide sequence CGCGCCGCAGCTGCCGTACAGCGCGAGGGGCGAGGGCTACACGCTTCATGAGGGCCATGTGCGGCGGATACCCCGGGCGCGGCCCGCCAGTCACCGTCCTTGCCCTGTTCACCCGCCGCCGACGGGGTTCGGCCCCTCGTGGACCGCGCGGCCGATGGGAGCGGTCGGCTCAGTCCTCGACCGGCCACTCCAACGGTTCGCTGTGGAAGCCCTGTTCGAGCTCGACCGCCGTCGGCTTCTCGCCCCGGGTGATCAGGAAGGTCGTGCAGATCTTCTCCGACGTGCCCTTGGCCAACTTCTTCTCCGAGTCCGGCTCCGGGCAGTTGGGCCACGTCACATCGCCCCACATGACGAGCAGGGCCTTGGTGCGGTCGCCGCGGTCCGTCCTGATGACGAGGTCGCCGTCCATGGCGCCGATCCGCATCGGCTTGCCGCCTGTGTGGGTGAGCGTGGACCAGACGTGGACGGGGACCCTGGGGCCCTTCAACTGGCTCTTGTCCAGGCCGGACTTGTTGACGTCCTCCGATGTGCCGGTCACGACCTTGGTGGGTGTGACCGTGTACGTGGCGCCCCCTTCATCCTTCTTCAGGCCGCCCTGCTGAGGGCTGGACTCGCCCAGGCGGAAGGTCTTGCGGTCGTCGGGCGAGCCGGAGGGCGCGGCCCCGTCGCTCTTCCCCGTGTCGGAGAGGGCTCCGCCGCAGCCTGCCAGGGTCACCGTCAGTGCTATGGCGGCCAGTGCCGCCGGGACCGCGCGCGTCAGCGTACGCGTGTTACGCATGTCTTGTCGTTCTCCCCGTTGGACGTGCTTACTTCCCGCCCGATCCTGCCAGAGCGGGTGGCGCGTCCTCAAAGCGGAATGGGGCCCGGCCTCGCGGCCGGACCCCCCTCGCTTTCCCCCCGTCGGGCCTTCCCGTTCCCCCCGGACCCCTCCCCGGAAGTCCCGACGCCATGTGTGACCCGGGAGGGTACGCAAAGGTTGCAGCCCTTTACGATCTCTTTACCTTCGGGCTCGGTCAGGGCTCTCAGCAGGCATGTTGCGCATAGCGCTCCGCCACCTCGGCCAGTACCTCCGCCCCGTCCCGGGCCCACAGCGCCTCGTTGAAGATCTCCACCTCGATCGGGCCGGTGAAGCCCGCCGCCTCCACCTCCGTACGGAACGACCGGAAGTCCACGCTTCCGTCGCCCAGTTGGCCCCGGCCCAGCAGGACGCCCGCCGGGAGCGGGGTGATCCAGTCGGCCAACTGGAAGGCGTGGATACGGCCGCCCGCGCCCGCGCGGGCGATCTCGGCGGGGGCCCGGTCGTCCCACCAGACGTGGTAGGTGTCGACGACCACCCCCACCTGCTCGGCCGGGAAGCGTTCCGCGAGGTCCAGGGCCTGGGCCAGGGTGGAGACCACGCAGCGGTCCGAGGCGAACATCGGGTGCAGCGGTTCGATCGCCAGGCGTACGCCGCGTTCGCCCGCGTACGGGGCGAGTTCGGCCAGCGCGTCCGCCACCCGTTCCCGCGCCCCGTACAAGTCGCGTCTGCCGGGCGGGAGTCCGCCGGAGACCAGGACCAGGGTGTCCGTCGAGAGGGCCGCCGCCTCGTCGATCGCCCGGCGGTTGTCGTCCAGGGCGCCGGCCCGCTCCACCGGGTCCGTGGCGGTGAGGAAGCCGCCCCGGCAGAGGCTGGTGACCGTGAGCCCGGCGTCGGAGAGGAGCCTCGCCGTGCGCTCGACGCCGTACGCCTGGACCGG carries:
- a CDS encoding sugar phosphate isomerase, with the protein product MSDPLTRLSLNQETIKQWSLPELAEGCVTAGIGMVGLWRAPVQAYGVERTARLLSDAGLTVTSLCRGGFLTATDPVERAGALDDNRRAIDEAAALSTDTLVLVSGGLPPGRRDLYGARERVADALAELAPYAGERGVRLAIEPLHPMFASDRCVVSTLAQALDLAERFPAEQVGVVVDTYHVWWDDRAPAEIARAGAGGRIHAFQLADWITPLPAGVLLGRGQLGDGSVDFRSFRTEVEAAGFTGPIEVEIFNEALWARDGAEVLAEVAERYAQHAC